From a region of the Panicum virgatum strain AP13 chromosome 2K, P.virgatum_v5, whole genome shotgun sequence genome:
- the LOC120692566 gene encoding L-type lectin-domain containing receptor kinase SIT2-like, which produces MLIPPEQKLNYAVSNSEFQLDVGAMLLQTFHLAALLLLLVAAGRCADAAAGGDGGRFVYNGFKGANLTLDGVAAVTPNGLLMLTNGSIQLKGHAFHPSPLPFRNPGAPNATAARSFSTTFVFAIFGQFEQYTDLSSHGLAFFVAADRAVLSTALPGQFLGLLNATSNGDRSAHIFAVELDTLFNADFNDMNSNHVGVDIDSLESRVAADAGYYDDATGQFRNLSLISRKAMQVWVDYDGAATQIKVAMAPIGLARPKTPLLQTTVDLSDVVLDTAYVGFTSATGIIFSRHFVLGWSFALDGPAPALNISALPALPPAGPKPRSKVLKILLPIASATLVFAVGVAIFALVRRRIKYAELREDWETEFGPHRFSYKDLFHATKGFSDKQLLGAGGFGSVYKGVLRKPNTEVAVKKVSHESKQGMKEFIAEVASMGRLRHRNLVQLLGYCRRKGELLLVYDYMPNGSLDKYLYDRSNGGLDWRQRLRIIRGVASGLLYLHEDWERVVIHRDVKASNVLLDAEMNGRLGDFGLARLYDHGSDAHTTHVVGTMGYLAPELGHTGKATPATDVFAFGAFLLEVTCGRRPIEQDEHGNHTMLVDWVSERWRRGSIIDAADTMTPDGFNPDEVSLVLKLGMLCSHQLPNARPTMRQVMQYLDGDKVLPDLSPEHFGFTVMETMYSREFNKNMTMSCVSSTSMGEVSDISGGRG; this is translated from the coding sequence ATGCTTATCCCTCCCGAGCAAAAACTGAACTATGCTGTCTCCAATTCAGAATTTCAACTCGACGTCGGAGCGATGCTGCTCCAGACTTTCCACCTGGCcgctctgctcctcctcctcgtggccgctggccgctgcgcggacgccgctgccggcggcgatggcggccggTTTGTCTACAACGGCTTCAAGGGCGCGAACCTCACTCTCGACGGCGTGGCCGCCGTGACGCCGAACGGCCTCCTGATGCTGACCAACGGCAGCATCCAGTTGAAGGGCCACGCGTTCCACCCGTCCCCGCTGCCGTTCCGGAACCCGGGCGCCCCgaacgccaccgccgcgcggtCCTTCTCGACCACCTTCGTGTTCGCCATCTTCGGCCAGTTCGAGCAGTACACCGACCTGAGCAGCCACGGCCTGGCCTTCTTCGTCGCCGCGGACAGGGCGGTGCTGTCCACCGCGCTGCCGGGCCAGTTCCTGGGCCTGCTCAACGCCACCAGCAATGGCGACCGGAGCGCCCACATCTTCGCCGTGGAGCTCGACACGCTCTTCAACGCCGACTTCAACGACATGAACAGCAACCACGTCGGCGTCGACATCGACAGCCTGGAGTCGCGCGTCGCCGCGGACGCCGGGTACTACGACGACGCCACCGGGCAGTTCCGGAACCTGAGCCTGATCAGCCGGAAGGCCATGCAAGTCTGGGTGGACTACGACGGCGCGGCCACGCAGATCAAGGTGGCCATGGCGCCTATAGGCTTGGCCAGGCCCAAGACCCCGCTGCTACAGACCACCGTCGACCTCTCCGACGTGGTGCTGGACACGGCGTACGTCGGCTTCACGTCGGCGACGGGCATCATCTTCTCGCGCCACTTCGTGCTCGGCTGGAGCTTCGCGCTCGACGGGCCGGCCCCGGCGCTGAACATCTCGGCGCTGCCTGCCTTGCCGCCCGCGGGGCCCAAGCCGCGGTCCAAGGTCTTGAAGATCCTGCTGCCCATAGCGTCTGCCACGCTGGTGTTCGCCGTCGGCGTCGCGATCTTCGCCTTGGTGCGGCGGCGGATCAAGTACGCCGAGCTGCGCGAGGACTGGGAGACCGAGTTCGGGCCGCACAGGTTCTCGTACAAGGACCTGTTCCATGCCACCAAAGGGTTCAGCGACAAGCAGCTGCTCGGAGCAGGAGGGTTCGGAAGTGTGTACAAGGGTGTTCTCCGCAAGCCCAACACGGAGGTCGCGGTGAAGAAGGTGTCCCATGAGTCCAAGCAGGGGATGAAGGAGTTCATCGCCGAGGTTGCGAGTATGGGACGGCTGCGGCACCGCAACCTTGTCCAGCTACTCGGCTACTGCCGGCGCAAAGGTGAACTTCTCTTGGTCTACGATTACATGCCAAATGGTAGCCTTGACAAATACCTGTACGATCGAAGCAACGGTGGATTGGATTGGCGTCAGAGGCTTCGTATCATCAGAGGAGTGGCGTCTGGGCTACTGTACCTCCACGAGGATTGGGAGCGAGTTGTCATCCATCGGGATGTTAAGGCAAGCAATGTGCTCCTCGACGCCGAAATGAATGGACGCCTGGGAGATTTCGGCCTTGCAAGGCTGTATGATCATGGATCCGACGCGCATACTACACATGTGGTCGGCACCATGGGGTACCTAGCCCCTGAACTGGGCCACACCGGCAAGGCAACTCCGGCGACCGATGTCTTTGCTTTCGGGGCATTTCTTCTGGAGGTCACATGTGGACGAAGACCGATTGAGCAAGACGAGCACGGCAATCACACCATGCTCGTGGATTGGGTATCTGAGCGTTGGCGCAGGGGGTCGATCATCGACGCGGCGGACACGATGACCCCGGATGGTTTTAATCCTGATGAGGTCTCTCTGGTACTGAAACTTGGGATGCTTTGCTCGCATCAATTGCCCAACGCAAGGCCAACCATGCGACAGGTCATGCAGTACCTCGACGGTGATAAGGTCCTTCCAGACCTGTCACCCGAGCATTT
- the LOC120692575 gene encoding vacuolar protein sorting-associated protein 62-like, whose protein sequence is MRRRNSCLFCVPMGTAALPIEKQFVPPAAQPSWPPSDGGFAKGSIDLGGLEVRQITTFAKVWSTTQDGQDGVGATFFKPSPVPGSFSVLGHYAQPNNRPLFGRVLVGRDTSGTGALLAAPVDYKLVWSSPDGAGHFWLPTAPNGYKAVGVVVTTTSDKPSPDEVRCVRADFTDACETEESVLSSDKDGFSAATLRPAVRGIDARGVHVGTFLAQSSATPAGASTLACLKNNSARHTSSMPDLAQVNSLLAACGPHVYLHPNERYLPSSPTWFFEKGALLYEKGSQTPTPVAADGSNLPQGGGNDGGYWLDLPVDRKQREEVKKGDLPGAKVYVQVKPMLGGTATDLVVWIFYPFNGPARAKVGPLTIPLGEIGEHVGDWEHMTLRVSNFSGALLRMYLSQHSAGTWVEASQLEYLGGYGGNRPVAYASLHGHALYPRAGLVLQGDPRLGVGIRNDCARGSRLDTGGAGRCEGVSAEYLGVAEPAWLGFERGWGPREEYDVGRVINRVARILPRSVRERLAKLVEKVLVGDGPTGPKMHGNWRNDEKEAR, encoded by the exons ATGCGGCGGAGGAACTCGTGCTTGTTTTGCGTGCCCATGGGAACGGCGGCGCTGCCCATTGAGAAGCAATTCGTTCCTCCCGCTGCGCAACCGTCGTGGCCGCCCTCAG ATGGAGGATTTGCAAAGGGCAGCATAGACCTTGGAGGCCTAGAAGTGCGCCAAATCACCACATTCGCCAAGGTCTGGTCCACGACGCAAGACGGCCAGGACGGCGTCGGCGCCACCTTCTTCAAGCCCTCACCAGTCCCGGGCAGCTTCTCCGTGCTCGGCCACTACGCTCAGCCCAACAACCGCCCTCTCTTTGGCCGCGTCCTCGTCGGCCGTGACACGTCCGGCACCGGTGCTCTCCTTGCCGCGCCCGTGGACTACAAACTCGTCTGGTCCAGCCCGGACGGCGCCGGCCATTTCTGGCTCCCGACGGCGCCAAACGGTTACAAGGCGGTCGGCGTGGTGGTGACGACCACGTCTGACAAACCCTCGCCCGACGAGGTCCGGTGCGTCCGCGCCGACTTCACCGACGCGTGCGAGACCGAGGAGTCGGTGCTGAGCAGCGACAAGGACGGCTTCAGCGCCGCCACTCTGAGGCCGGCGGTCCGTGGCATCGACGCCCGCGGCGTGCACGTCGGCACCTTCCTCGCCCAGAGCAGCGCGACTCCGGCCGGCGCCTCGACGCTGGCGTGCCTCAAGAACAACAGCGCGCGTCACACGTCCTCCATGCCTGACCTGGCCCAGGTGAACTCCCTCCTCGCGGCCTGCGGGCCGCACGTGTACCTGCACCCGAACGAGCGCTACTTGCCTTCGTCGCCGACGTGGTTCTTCGAGAAGGGCGCGCTGCTGTACGAGAAGGGCAGCCAGACCCCGACGCCGGTGGCCGCCGACGGGTCGAACCTCCCGCAAGGCGGCGGCAACGACGGCGGGTACTGGCTGGACCTGCCGGTGGACAGGAAGCAGAGGGAGGAGGTCAAGAAGGGCGACCTCCCCGGCGCGAAGGTGTACGTGCAGGTGAAGCCGATGCTGGGCGGGACGGCGACCGACCTCGTGGTGTGGATCTTCTACCCGTTCAACGGGCCGGCGCGCGCCAAGGTGGGCCCCCTCACGATCCCGCTGGGCGAGATCGGCGAGCACGTCGGCGACTGGGAGCACATGACGCTGCGGGTGAGCAACTTCTCCGGCGCGCTCCTCCGGATGTACTTGTCGCAGCACAGCGCGGGCACGTGGGTGGAGGCGTCGCAGCTGGAGTACCTCGGCGGGTACGGCGGGAACAGGCCGGTGGCGTACGCGTCGCTGCACGGGCACGCGCTGTACCCGAGGGCGGGGCTGGTGCTGCAGGGCGACCCGAGGCTGGGCGTGGGGATCCGGAACGACTGCGCCAGGGGGAGCAGGCTGGAcaccggcggcgccgggcggtgCGAGGGGGTGTCGGCGGAGTACCTCGGCGTGGCGGAGCCGGCGTGGCTCGGGTTCGAGCGCGGCTGGGGGCCGAGGGAGGAGTACGACGTCGGGCGCGTGATCAACCGTGTGGCGAGGATCCTGCCGCGGTCGGTGAGGGAGCGGCTGGCCAAGCTGGTGGAGAAGGTGCTCGTCGGCGATGGGCCGACGGGGCCCAAGATGCACGGCAACTGGAGAAACGACGAGAAGGAGGCCCGCTGA